A genome region from Solirubrobacter pauli includes the following:
- a CDS encoding response regulator transcription factor, translated as MTTVIAEDSGLLRDGLVGMLERFDFTVQAAVEDAAQLLRAVDEHAPQLVITDVRMPPTFRDEGLRAALALRSTHPDLKIVVLSQYVEQTYAAELLAGEQGGVGYLLKDRVADVRALVHALHQVLDGGTVVDPEVVRRLLQRRPLERLTGRERETLALMAEGHSNAAIARRLVVTETTVAKHIRNVFDKLDLPPTEDHHRRVLAVVTYLQEA; from the coding sequence GTGACGACCGTCATCGCCGAGGACAGCGGCCTCCTCCGGGACGGCCTCGTCGGCATGCTCGAGCGCTTCGACTTCACGGTGCAAGCCGCCGTCGAGGACGCCGCCCAGCTGCTCAGGGCCGTCGACGAGCACGCACCACAGCTCGTGATCACCGACGTCCGCATGCCGCCGACCTTCCGCGACGAGGGCCTGCGCGCCGCGCTCGCGCTCCGAAGCACCCACCCCGACCTGAAGATCGTGGTCCTCTCCCAGTACGTCGAGCAGACGTACGCGGCGGAGCTGCTGGCCGGCGAGCAAGGCGGGGTCGGCTACCTGCTCAAGGACCGGGTCGCGGACGTCCGCGCCCTCGTCCACGCCCTGCACCAGGTGCTCGACGGCGGCACCGTCGTCGACCCGGAGGTCGTCCGGCGGCTGCTCCAGCGCCGCCCGCTGGAACGCCTGACGGGCCGCGAGCGGGAGACGCTCGCGCTGATGGCGGAGGGCCATTCGAACGCCGCGATCGCGCGCCGGCTCGTCGTCACCGAGACCACCGTCGCCAAGCACATCCGCAACGTCTTCGACAAGCTCGACCTCCCACCCACGGAGGACCACCACCGCCGCGTGCTCGCGGTGGTGACGTACCTACAAGAGGCCTAG